One Misgurnus anguillicaudatus chromosome 5, ASM2758022v2, whole genome shotgun sequence genomic window, CAGTGCaacttatagtccagtgcgacttatatatattttttcctcttcaaaagcatttttgactgatgcaacttatactccggtgcgacttatagtccggaaatgTGTATTATATGTGTAGTACTTTATTTGcttctattttaaacatttaatgtttatctaatcaaaataacaaaagatgTATTACAGTGATGAAGAAAAAAAGAACTTAATTCAGATTTTGTTTAGTTGGATATGTTAATGTAGCCCACAGCTGCAATATAATTCACTTTCTCTTGTTTTTGACTTAAATATGGATAAAAGTTGgaaataaacaaatgcaaattgaTTTTAATAATCATGACATTAAATTGATTGTAATAATCATGACATTATTGCCCTGTCAGTCCTGACGACAAACTTGGGTTCCTTCTGTTGTTTTTCTGCTAATGCAGCATATATTCAGCAAATTAATTACTTCATAATGATATGAAGCAATGAACGCACTCGTAAAACTATCGGCATGGATTTTTTTGCCGATAGCGATTGTTCCACCAATGAATGATCTGTGCCGATTAATCAGCAAAACCGATTAATCGGTCTACCTTTATTTGTATTATGAGaaatatacacatttttgtcaataataacaaaacaaaaagtttttaaaaaagacgttgcttgtgtatttaagccattaaatattaaacatatttaacTATATACTTATATAAGTATGGTTAAAGATGTTTGGTAAAAACTTTATGGTAAGCAAGGttaacatttgcattaaatgaGTCATTTTACACCACACATGCAGGTTTGAATCAGATTTGGTGTTTTTTTAGAGGTTCAGAATAGttgatatgtaaaaaaaatcagattttgcTTCCTGCCTGAATTGATGCCTAgcctgtttgtctgtctttatCTGTATATAGTGGTCAAATTTGATGCATACTTGCTGCAGCAGGTTATTGATGTACCACAGCAGCCAATCAGAAACCTGCTAGAAATATAGATCTGTGCATTAGGTCATAATGAGTATAAAGCCGCCCCTGCCCTGTCCCTAAAAGTGAATTTACAGTTTTAAATTTTCatatatgtataatttatatacattttgcTATATAATGAATGCAAATAAGTGgacaattttgatttatttctaATGAAAGTAATTAATAGCTTACATACTTGTTAGCATTCAGTATTGTGTggaagtacacacacacacacacacacacacaactttcCCAAACAGTTTTCACCAGTAAGTGCTGAGCTGGCTCAGAGGGCTATTGTTCATAAGTACTCAATGTGGTCTGATTTGACTGCAAAAAGCGAgagatcgccccctggtggagCTTTGGTTGAGCATGCTTCCAgtattcaaatattttaaaatgattattcaTAACTGTATTTGACATTGCACTCAACTGTGTAGTCAACTTCGTGTTACCCTAGTCATATAGGGGGTCCCAAAAACCACTAATACTCGACGTTAACCTAATATTGAAGTCTAAGTGGCGTGTGATGTAAATGTGGTTAAAGATCTGTGCTTGTAACTGAAAGATTGTAGATGGTAAACCCTACCAGTGGTGATCCACAAACGATTACCACTGTACCCAATTGAATCTTAGCACGAATTTTGTATTTTGCACCTGCTGAAGTAGTAAATCTCGATCTCTCTGGTGGAGTaccaatataaaataaataattagctgtatgtgcaaattttttttgtgtgtgtgtttttaggaGCAGATTCATGTGCCAGTTTACCACCCGACTCCCAGCCAGGCCCGACTGGCGACCCAACTGACTGAAGAGGAGCAGGTGCGGATCGCGCAAAGAATCGGCCTCATTCAGCACCTTCCCAAAGGTGTCTACGATCCAGGCAGTGATGGCACAGAGAAAAAGATTCGAGAGTGAGTCATCATATTTTTTCTGTTTCGCAACTTATATTCAATACGTTGAATCATCACCTAAGACTTCTTACAATGCTCTAAATTACTTTGATGTTTTCATATCGAAACCAAACAACATAAAGCAAGTTAACGCAATGTAATTGCACATATTTTCTGTTGTACTTCCTGTTGAGTGACATCAACATCAGTGTGGCGGCGTGGACTATGACTAATTCATTCTTCCTTTGCACAGGTGTGTGATCTGCATGATGGACTTTGTGTATGGCGATCCCATCCGGTTCCTcccctgcatgcacatttacCACCTGGACTGCATAGATGATTGGCTGATGAGATCCTTCACGTGTCCTTCCTGTATGGAGCCTGTAGATGCTGCCTTGCTCTCATCCTACGAAACTAACTGACTACTGCCTGATGTCCCTACaacctgcacacacacacacacacacacacacacacacacacacacacacacacacacatacacagtcaGCTCTTGAGTCCTGTTTTCGCATTGCCCTTTGTGCACAAACTGTGGAATGGTTTGCATGTGGCACTATGGGATAGAGGAGGACCTACTGATCGTTTTACTTCTCCTGCGTTGTCCTGCTGGACGGGTAAACCCACAGGAGACGGTTTTGCACCCTGCCGACTTTATGACGGATTTCCTTTCTCTCTTAAATGACACCGAGCCGGTCACGCACCGTTCCACAGTAGCTACACTTACACTGGAAGGAGACAAACTATCGAGAAACATACTGGAGGACTCGCATATAATGACGTGTTCAACATTTAATctctatttctttctttctcagtGTGTTTCCATAAAGGGCTCATTTGGTTTCTGATGAAAGCGCTGTGGAGCAAAACAGTAAATTGCAttgcacacacaaatacaaaaaatgaaagagaaaTATCCCATAGTAAATTTTGCACTTTCGTCTTCGATATTATCCTGACTATAGAGATGCGCACGCAGGAGTCATCCCTTGCAACTTTTATTTAACAATCTTAAGGTAGTTTTTTGagtgtgtatgtttgtttgttttaatctgcttttaaaatctgcttatttcaaacattatgatttttaaataattttcatatttgttaCGTTTCGATAGTACTTGTGAGTACCCTGACTGAATGGACAGTTTTGTTACAGACACTCCTACACCGTTACCAAAACCGGGTGTGATGTGAAAATCTTTCCTTTTACACCTGAGTTTTCGAACAATGGGACACGCTGTTAATCACTTGGTTTTTATTTTTGCGCCATCTTGGTGGGTCCACATAGTTTTAAAAtcacaatttttatttgtgtaataactagcattaaaaaaacatatttacagaCAAACACTGAAGTCATGGAAAGCCTGATGGGGTCAATGATGTGATGTTGGTATGATTAATCCAATGTAGGCCATTGTGAAAGTACACAGATGAGTGTGCAAAACCGCTTGTTTCATCTTCGTTTAGAGAGTCTGCTTGTGCTCGTGTATTTTGGTAAccttattataatttttataatattatatatatattttattgttcCTAATTTTAATTCCCAATATCACATGCTTTGAAATTAGTCTGTATGACATCATACAGttaattaaataaacacatCTGAATCCTTTGTTAGATTCAGTTGagtaaatatgtgtgtgtttattattattttctttaaaaaaaaattacagtagACCTCTAATTCATGGCTAATTCATTTGACAACAAGCAGAAATGCaggcacactgcaaaaaatgattttcaggaaaaaaattcttggtatttttgtcttgttttcagtggaaATATCAAAGAATTCTTGGATgaggatgctttttcttgatgagcaaaccGACCCATGAAGATGGGTctggtttttagaccaaaaatatcatgTAAGAATGTAAGAATGTAAGAAAAAtatgcttaccccattggcagattttttttttttgcttgtttatgcacaaaatcacttaaatttggtatatttggtctaaaaactagacttgttttcttgggttgttttgctcatcaagaaaaaacattttaatttaataattttttgatatttttactgaaaacaagacaaaaatactaagacattcTTGAAAATCCTTTTCTGCAGTGCAGTAGATGTTCACCCCCAAACCAAGATGCGCAGGTTTGcttgttcattatttattccAAATGAATGATTTATTGGTGTCCACCTGTGTTTGGTGTCCAGACCTCTctctacactctcagaaaaaaggtataaaagtGGTCACCGAGATGTTACCTTTTAAACTTTgtatctacactgcaaaaaatgatttcaagaaagtgttcttagtatttttgtcttgttttcttcAGTAAAGATATCTAGAGGTTCTTGAattgagatgctttttcttgttgAGCAAAACGAACCAAGAAaataagaccaaaaatatcaaatttgggTTTTTTTGTGCATGGAACGAGCAAggaatctgccaatggggtaagcaaaaaaaaaaaatctttaatttttttcttaaacactaaattcaagaaaaatttgcttgccccattggcagattattttgtttgttttgttcacaaaatcacttacatttgatatttttggcctaaaaactagacttattttttgggtcgttttgctcatcaagaagaaGCGTCTTAATTTAGgtgtttttggatatttttactgaaaacgacaaaaatactaagaatttttttctatttttttgcaatgtaaaGATTGCATATAAGTACCTACAACTCATAGatgcatatctgtacctaaatggttgTACATTTTCTGATAGTGATGACTGTAAAAGAAAGCACAAGAGAGACTTGAAAGTTAATATCTATTTTTCTTATTCTCAGATTTTGTATAAGGGTAACATAAATTAGAAGTGGCAGTGCGAAATATGTCTCATCTATGCTTGATATTATCAATGTGAGGCATATTAAATCTGTCCCCTtactcaaaataaaaaaagagaaaaccatTCTGGTGGTTAGTGGCTGCTATTGAAGTGACGATTTGTTATTGTGCTTGAAAACATGCCTAGTGTGGAGTGACTGTATAGGATGTGTATAGTTAATGAAGGTGGGTGATATATTCTCCATAGAAAATCCATTGACCTGGTTTTGCACAATACTTTAGTTGtagtttttgtcttttttttggcCTACATACAACTCAGAGCTCCATTGCCTTATACCAGACAAGCAGAAGATTTTCAGCTGGACATCCTGGGACGGCAGAGGTTTGCATCAGCAAATAATTGCATCAGGAGTGATAAGTGACCGCTTGATAACGTTCACAGATGCTCCTGAGAGACATGTCATCAGTGCAATGCCATACAAGAAAGTGATACTCCATGATGTGCTGGGAGCACATGGACATGATCTACGATCTGTTTGTATGTGACACGTGTGTAAGGCTGTGAGGGTCTACCGTTTGTCTGTctgtgaatatatatatatatacataaatatgtatgtatatataaagtTATGCATCTTATATGTACTACAGGCAAATAATAAATAGAATTTATGCTATGGaactgtctctgtgtgtgtttatcttTGTTAAACTAGTGTCtaatattaaaggggccatggcatgaaaatctgactttttccatgtttaaatgatTCAGtccacagtgcttctatcaaactagaaaatgtgaaaaagatcaacctagtaactttgttttggtaaaccattctctacaagcatataaaaataggtagttgaaatttggctctccttatgatgtcataagaagctcttattataataataccaccccttaatctgcactatccaaccatagcactgccatttagtgcagagaaaagcacaattgagttttaattgcaacaaaccaccatcattgtgatcagtgtttgaatttcatcagctcatttgcattttaaaggacacacccaaaacggcacatttttgcacacacctacaaagtggcaattttaacatgcttatatgttattttgagctaaaacttcacatatgtgctctggggacaccaaagatttatttgacatcataaaaaagtcttgtgccatagCCCCTTTAAGGGTCTGTCTTTTGCAGTAACataaatttgttaataatattagGGTCTAGGGTGTATTATAGCATAGTAGTttattagatttgttgtttttgcaatgttatggtgatcatatataattgtttctcagtctctttaatagaatacatccagaaaatacaggaaatgtgtgtatagtattaaaaactgtataaaaatgtaaactgatgtgtcaagtttttagggtaaactccccttccacttgagcaatagcaggaaaatgcaggatctcttaaacctaaatgaaattaaatcctaatttctaattttaaagaaatttgtcttttttactttattctgcTTAAAAACGCTTAAGATGtatttagtgccaagagaggtcacattaAGCagagacgatgcctaaagaagacatttaatcctgaaaaaatatattttttatttgtgtgtacaaatgtcctgtattttctgtttgtatcttaataaaatagatagaaaaataaatatggatgaacattaaaacttctaaaacaacaagtctggtggtggtgacctaagacttttgcacagtacatatatttataaacaATAGTATAGTCAAATTGTTAAAAATTTCATTATGCACTTCCATATACTTTTATACCATATATTGTGTACTTTTTGGAATAGAGGGGagttataattttataataatataatctaATATAATCAATAATATATCACCTATATCTgttttataattataaaatgtgtaatttcttaaaaatataaataataaacaaataaactgttacaGAAGGTTGAATAAACAGCTAATTTATGTCATAAATCGTATCTGTAATagtaataaaatgttaaaacaagTTTTAGAATATGGTAGCATCTAACTTTTTTATTGAATCAATTATATTCTTCAATTTTTTACATTAGCCAGGGGATAAAAGaagataaattaaataaaaacatggaaatcCTTACATACATTAATCCATTTAACCGCTTTCTTTAGCATCTAATAACTGCAGGACACTGCTTGATAAGAAATTGCGTCACTGCACGTCATTCCTTACTGGCCACGAGACCCGTGGTCACTATAGAAACAGTGTGCGTATGCTGCAGTATCATTAATACACCACTAGAGGGCGCTTACCGCAGACATATGAACTGCTGAGTCACTTTTGTTGTAGGCCGTGCCCAGTTTTTGCAAGAATCCAACAGAGTTGTCATTTCGATGTGAGAAACTCAAATTTTGTCACATTTTCGGCTTTGAGTGACTAGAAAAAAACTGGGTTATGTAATGCTTAACCAGGTAGCTGTTCTGTAGTGTTATAGTATTTTGGTACAGTACTACCATGATTCTGTTTTATTGTGTGTTAAGTATGTCGTGAAaattatgttgttgttttttaactgaGATTACATGTTTCACAAGTATTTTAGTGAAAGTGTGTTTTCGATGACACCAGTTTAAATATTTCTTGAGAAGAAGTGGAGAGGTGAGTAGGCTAAACCATGGTGCGGTCAGTGGATGTAAACTTTTTTTGACTTCAAGGCTTTCCCACAATTTCTACCTAATACTAGATTATTTTAGAGCTTAGCTGaagtaaaaatacatatttgttataaaataccaaataaatatttagatttttagttattcaaatgcttgttttgtcatattttaGTCATATTAAAGGTAaccaccacagtttttcaatattttactatgttcttacctcaaattagacgaattaatacacacctatcttttatcaatgtgtgcacttaatctttgtacagcgtgtcgtgaatctgttagcatttagcctagcctcattcattccttaggatccaaacagggaagaatttagaagccaccaaacgcttccatgttttccctatttaaagactgtcacatgagtagttacacaagtaagtatggtggcacaaaatgaaacgtggcgatttttaaagtggataaaaaattagaactatattgtGTGGCGGAAGAGcccttagggggcgtgcacaccaagacttttacgcccgcggccggagcatgttttcaattgattccaatgggaACTCTGCGTTTTCCAAATATACGCTCTGTGTTTTTTCTGCGCTCTGCGCTGAGCGTCGtcagttgaaagagattcaactttgtgtgaaaagctccgctcgtcaatgtcagttctcacacggccatccaatcacagtggagtaggggtgggacattaccacagcaaccaactggctcacagctaaagtatcagagctaccaaagcgctcggctgaaaaacagctggcattcggcgtcctcaaggcgttttcagccgcgtttaaaagttttggtgtgtccagcccctaagtttgcagcacttcaacctcggtgggcagtaacatcatcactcctgactaatccccctcttgctcaaacttctgtcaatattactgcgctcaaggtcgaagtgctgcaaactaagtgctcttccgccatacaatatagttctcattttttatctgctcaaaaatcgccatgttttattttgtgccaccatagttactcgtgtaactactcatgtaacagtctttaaatagggaaaacatggaagtgtttggtggcttttaaattcatccctgtttggatcctaaggaatgaagggggctaggctaaatgctaacgcATTCATGATgctctgtacaaagattaagtgcatgcattgaataaagataggtatgtattaatttgtctaagttgaggtaagaacatagtaaaatattgaaaaaacggtgatgttttcctttaaggcctACTAGTTGGCCCTGGACCCCTGGGTGAGAAACACCGCCATAGAGGAGCTGAGTGGACCCCCCCATTAAAAGGCCAGGGACACTGCGTTTGTAATTTCACTGTTTCACCCATGCATGTCTCACTTTTCCTCCTGCCCAGTAAACTGACTATTCAAAAAAGATTTTTAGCCATTAATGTCATATCGCTGTCGGTCGCCCTGTTTGTTGTGCAGTGATGAATCAACATCACATACGTTGCgatatttattatgtatttttacCCTATTGTATGCATCTTCGTTCGTTTGTATTTCTAGGTTTAGCAACAGTGACTGTGGGTAAGGATAGGAAGTCTTTCATGACTTGCATTGTATGAAATACAGGATATAAATAGGATGTCACAACCTTGAGTGTCTAATCTTCTTTGCAGCTTGTCAGTATCACAGATAAATGGCAAAACGACTCAATTCTGTGGGTTTAGAGGTTAGCCTTtccaggtctctctctctctctctctctctctctctcttacccATCTTGCAAATGAGAATTTGATTTTTCTCTCAACTGGATTCCATTTCTAGAGATTGAGGATGTTTCAATGCAAAGCCCAGATGGCCTGAAGCTTTCATCGTTCCTGATAAAGACCCTGCTCACACTTTATGCGGTAAGTTGTCGAAATGGAAAACTGCTGCTTATGGACActtattaattataaaatacttaaaatcaaaaaaatatttagacgCTTTCcacaacaaacttattttttattaaaccgttttattggcattttaatagcttaaagaggacatatcctgtcaatctgactttttccatgtttaagtgctataattgggtactcagtgcttctatcaaccaagaaaatgtgtaaaagatcaacccagtaacttagttttggtaaaacattctctgcaagcatgtgaaaaaataggtatttGAAATTTAGTCCCCCTTGTAATGTCAGAAatgaataataccgccccttaatctgcactatccaaccacagtgcagagatcagctcatttgcatttaaaggacaaacccaaaaacggcacattttgctcacacctacaaagtggaaattttaacatgctagaataaattatccatatggtattttgagctggaACTTCActtatgtactctggggacaccaacgttttttttacatcttaaaaagtcttgtgaaatgtcccctttaatagtaAAAGTTAATCAGTAAAGCAAATATGTTCAACAATTAGTAATACATACATAAAACATAGAGCAAATGCAGACCATCAGAGGTGCAGGTCAAAGATAACCAATGAGTTAAAAGGATATGTTTTTTCAGTAGCTGTGGTTTTATATGTTGCCAAAATATAAAACCACAGCTAGTGAAAAAGCATGTTAATTTAGACATACTTCTTAAACCTTGCCGTTAATGTGATGTAGTTCTTGTCAGGGTCCATATGAAACAACTGCCTGTCATTTTCAAAAGATTCAAAACATGGAAGAAATttcacactttttttttaacaattctGAAATATTATGAATGTTACCAGAAGCAAGTGAGAGCCATTCTTATGTGGTAGGCATATTATCTACCAGCATTAAGCAAGCAGTTTAACTAAATCATGACTTTAACTATAAGGACACATCAGATAATCACCAGCAACCTGATTTCAGAAGCTCTGTGTGTCAGAAGTGTGAGATTCAGATAGTTCAATGaataatgaaaattctgtctttatttactcacccccaagttgttccaaacctgtattaatttatttgttttgttgaacaaaaataaatatatatatattaaatgttaaccaaacaaatctggggcaccattcacttccatagtattatttttacctattatggaagtctatggtgccccagatctgcttgattacaaacatttttcaaatatcttcctttgtattcaACAGAACATAGACATTTATACaaggaatattcctttaagatccAGTGAAGGCATTAGATCCTAAGAAGGTCCAAGTTTACTAGTAAATTTCACATTTTCTGTTCATATATATGAATTTTTACACTTCAGAATCAGGGTTGCATTTTTAATcagtaaacttaaaataaatatatttgtcaGCAAGGGTGGAAATGGCTTAGATTCACTGGGGCAATTCTAGCTGgggacatattttatatttttaagacattgaTGCAGTAaatctatttatttatgtaaatctaTATATTTATGGAATTTGAATAGGGTTTAAAGgcttactttattttacaggtCACTTGATAAAAAGGCTTGTAAACTGGCCATGGCATGGATTAggttaatatatatttaatatatgtgtgtgtgtgtgtgtgtgtgtgtgtgtgtgtgtgtgtgtgtgtgtgtgtgtgtgtgtgtgtgtgtgtgtgtgtgtgtgtgtatagtgtGACACGTGTCCCGAACTCTTGTCACATCGCCCTGGAAACCGAGCAGTCACACCTGTACCTGTTCGTTATAGCTGAGCGGCCACACCTGCGCCCCATCAAGCATCAGCTTTATAAACCTGGCAAACAAACACAGAGGTGAGAGATGTCTCCACAAGACTCGGCTAACCTTTGTTTCTGTTATCAGCACAGAGAGCAGTGTGTGACCACCAGTCCCAGCACCAAGGAAGAGCATCGACCCACACAGCACAGCGCTTTACACAGAAGAGGAAGCAGAGCACCGAGCACCAATCCGCCTCATGTTAGCCTTCTTTTTTCCACTAAACCACTAATAAAACCCACCCTCCAGGGCTTTTACCTGCATTCTCGTGTCGTGTGCTTCTTCACCCCGCCACACtggtggagaatgcgggcacATCAGTGAAGAAGACACCGACAAAGACCCCTTCACACTCAGTTTTTCCCTCTTGGATTGGTTTGGacagatttttttctcttttggCTCATGTCCCCTCTCTGTTTCCCCAGGTGACGCTCCTCCCCCGAAGATGGAAGAACTGCTGAAGCACCTCACCGAGGTGAGCATCCGCCAGCAGCAAATCATGGAGCATATGGCCTCCCGGCAAGGGGAAACAAAGCGCGAGCGTGCCGCGCTCCGCATCGCCGCAGCCCAGTGAGCTCCGCTACCTGACCCCCGTGTCCAGGCGACGCAGTTGCTGTGGAAAATGACTGCGCGTGATGAAGTAGTGATGTATCTCCAGATGTTCGAAAACCGTTGCTGTGCGGGAGGCGTGGCCCAAGGATGAGTGGGCATGGATCGTGGCCCCGCTCTTTACTGGGAAAGCGC contains:
- the rnf11b gene encoding RING finger protein 11b; this encodes MGNCLKSPTSDDISLLHESQSDRASFGDANDPDLEPPPPYQEQIHVPVYHPTPSQARLATQLTEEEQVRIAQRIGLIQHLPKGVYDPGSDGTEKKIRECVICMMDFVYGDPIRFLPCMHIYHLDCIDDWLMRSFTCPSCMEPVDAALLSSYETN